A DNA window from Halococcus agarilyticus contains the following coding sequences:
- a CDS encoding amphi-Trp domain-containing protein, with protein MAELETEQEMSRSDVATYLREFADKLDANEGHAGTESTDRSETSSADATRDSDETDAESRETDDATREIREDETGSGERTDGERTNEDRTSEGSHEIDRHEMDGQTSGHGERVTFMVGNESATINPPRTVEFRMAVDSDSAMLDSGARETVEFALHWDTDNVTDDDTLDIQ; from the coding sequence ATGGCAGAACTCGAAACCGAACAGGAGATGAGTCGTTCCGACGTCGCCACCTACCTCCGGGAGTTCGCCGACAAACTCGACGCGAACGAGGGTCACGCCGGAACCGAGAGCACGGATCGCTCCGAAACGAGTTCGGCCGACGCGACACGGGATAGTGACGAGACGGACGCGGAGTCCCGAGAGACCGACGATGCCACCCGCGAGATACGCGAGGACGAAACGGGGAGTGGTGAACGGACCGATGGAGAGCGAACGAACGAAGACCGAACCAGCGAAGGCTCGCACGAGATCGATCGACACGAGATGGATGGGCAGACATCGGGACACGGCGAACGAGTAACGTTCATGGTCGGCAACGAGAGCGCGACCATCAACCCGCCTCGCACCGTGGAGTTCCGGATGGCAGTCGACTCCGACTCGGCAATGCTCGACTCCGGTGCGCGCGAGACCGTCGAGTTCGCGCTGCACTGGGACACCGACAACGTGACCGACGACGACACGCTCGACATCCAGTAA
- a CDS encoding FAD-binding oxidoreductase, producing MPHDCSFLADVLAESQVSLGDDDRDSHAGDWGTPEEDRVRPDAVCWPESTADASGVLAAANDRDVPVTPYAAGTGIEGNALPARGGISMDLTRMDSVLDVRPDDFQVDVEPGVLGGTLNDAIAEHDLFLPPLPQSADISTVGGMIATDASGAKTVKYGEVHDWVLALEAVLADGTVIETGSRAKKTSSGYNLDDLLVGSEGTLAVVTRATFELERQPAQVSGGRAVFATLDDAATAIAATMQAGVDVATIELLDPVSTKIANAYSGTDLPDAPTVFVEFHANHGVDAEIDACREIFDEHGVEQFAMAAGAEMDELWAARRELANALLAYDPPRRPAKPGDVTVPISQYPDLVRYAKELGAEHDLDVPCFGHAGDGNVHYNVLVDPDDPEELEAGQAISDAVVERAIAMGGTSTGEHGVGRGKREYMIAEHGEGAVAAMEAIKRALDPNGTLNPGKIFPETDDDDDRLRTDSPD from the coding sequence ATGCCACACGACTGCTCGTTCCTCGCCGACGTTCTCGCCGAGAGCCAGGTCTCGCTCGGCGACGACGATCGTGACTCCCACGCCGGCGACTGGGGCACGCCAGAAGAAGATCGCGTCAGGCCGGACGCGGTCTGCTGGCCCGAGTCCACCGCCGACGCTTCGGGGGTTCTCGCGGCTGCAAACGACCGTGACGTGCCGGTCACGCCCTACGCGGCGGGCACGGGGATCGAGGGCAACGCACTCCCCGCTCGCGGCGGCATCAGCATGGATCTCACGCGGATGGACAGCGTGCTCGACGTGCGCCCCGACGATTTCCAGGTCGACGTCGAACCGGGCGTGCTCGGCGGGACCCTGAACGACGCGATCGCCGAGCACGATCTCTTTTTGCCGCCGCTGCCACAGTCGGCCGACATCTCGACCGTCGGCGGGATGATCGCGACCGACGCGAGCGGCGCGAAGACGGTGAAGTACGGCGAAGTCCACGACTGGGTGCTCGCCCTCGAAGCCGTGCTCGCCGACGGCACCGTGATCGAGACCGGCAGCCGGGCGAAGAAGACGTCGAGCGGCTACAACCTCGACGACCTTCTCGTGGGGAGCGAGGGGACGCTCGCGGTCGTCACGCGCGCGACGTTCGAGCTCGAACGCCAGCCCGCCCAGGTCAGCGGCGGGCGTGCGGTGTTCGCGACGCTCGACGACGCCGCGACCGCGATCGCGGCGACGATGCAGGCAGGCGTCGACGTCGCCACGATCGAACTCCTCGACCCGGTGAGCACGAAGATCGCGAACGCCTACTCCGGCACCGACCTCCCCGACGCGCCGACCGTCTTCGTCGAGTTCCACGCCAATCACGGGGTCGACGCCGAGATCGACGCCTGTCGCGAGATCTTCGACGAGCACGGCGTGGAGCAGTTCGCAATGGCGGCCGGTGCGGAGATGGACGAGCTGTGGGCCGCGCGCCGCGAGCTCGCCAATGCCCTCCTGGCCTACGACCCGCCGCGCCGGCCCGCGAAGCCGGGCGACGTCACCGTCCCGATCAGCCAGTACCCCGACCTCGTTCGCTATGCCAAGGAACTCGGCGCGGAGCACGACCTCGACGTGCCGTGTTTCGGCCACGCCGGCGACGGCAACGTCCACTACAACGTGCTCGTGGACCCGGACGACCCCGAAGAACTCGAAGCCGGCCAGGCCATCTCGGACGCCGTGGTCGAGCGCGCGATCGCGATGGGCGGGACGTCGACGGGCGAACACGGCGTCGGCCGGGGCAAGCGCGAGTACATGATCGCCGAGCACGGCGAGGGAGCGGTCGCAGCGATGGAGGCGATCAAGCGGGCGCTCGATCCGAACGGCACGCTGAACCCGGGGAAGATATTCCCCGAAACCGACGACGACGACGACCGGCTCCGGACCGATTCACCCGACTGA
- a CDS encoding DUF7537 family lipoprotein: MDRSGRVEAVLVLAVVLAGCNGLVIGGEGTPERTLTPAAVPTDEPTPTPRPDLAPGLTGDGVADPFTLGNAHASVLAGTSYTLHENVSTVYRSGMIYSSGAVEARITADEGRYSVIQTGSLTSASFPVIEERFWSNGDRTLSVRTSTDGTAYEIARGGDDGPLPLRQVMADDPTNSERIATLFGAMETRVVDRTVRNGTRLYRVRGSDLTSTFALDDEWENPHNAVLVAFVDPRGFVHEYRLRYVASLDGDPVRVSRRVRYTDVGSTTIERPPWYEAAVRNATTTSSNVTTTLPNRTDASTATTATAAGVSLVTAASTTTAATAPSPSSANASVG, from the coding sequence ATGGATCGTTCGGGTCGTGTCGAGGCGGTGCTCGTGCTGGCAGTCGTTCTCGCCGGCTGCAACGGCCTCGTGATCGGGGGCGAGGGGACCCCCGAGCGAACGCTCACGCCGGCGGCCGTTCCGACGGACGAGCCGACCCCGACGCCCCGTCCCGATCTCGCGCCAGGCCTCACCGGTGACGGCGTCGCCGACCCGTTCACCCTCGGGAACGCCCACGCCTCGGTCCTCGCCGGGACGTCCTACACCCTCCACGAGAACGTCAGCACGGTGTATCGAAGCGGGATGATCTACAGCAGTGGAGCGGTCGAGGCCCGGATCACGGCGGACGAGGGGCGATACTCCGTGATCCAGACCGGTTCGCTGACGAGTGCCTCGTTTCCGGTGATCGAGGAGCGCTTCTGGTCGAACGGCGATCGGACGCTTTCGGTCCGGACGAGCACCGACGGGACGGCGTACGAGATCGCTCGGGGCGGCGACGACGGGCCGCTCCCGCTTCGCCAGGTGATGGCCGACGACCCGACCAACAGCGAACGGATCGCGACGCTGTTCGGCGCGATGGAGACCCGCGTCGTCGATCGGACGGTCAGGAACGGCACGCGGCTCTACCGCGTCCGGGGATCGGACCTGACGAGCACGTTCGCCCTCGACGACGAGTGGGAGAACCCACACAACGCCGTGCTGGTCGCGTTCGTCGATCCACGGGGGTTCGTCCACGAGTACCGCCTGCGCTACGTGGCGTCGCTCGACGGCGATCCGGTTCGCGTCAGTCGGCGGGTGCGCTACACCGACGTGGGCTCGACGACCATCGAGCGGCCGCCGTGGTACGAGGCCGCCGTCCGAAACGCCACCACGACATCCTCGAACGTCACCACGACACTCCCGAACAGGACGGACGCGTCGACCGCTACGACAGCCACGGCCGCCGGTGTGTCCCTGGTTACCGCTGCGTCCACGACTACGGCCGCCACCGCCCCCTCTCCCTCTTCCGCGAACGCGTCAGTCGGGTGA
- a CDS encoding thiamine pyrophosphate-binding protein: MTDCTGADLFVDALAEYGVTHVFGNPGTTELPVVHAIADSEIEYVLGLHEDIAVGMAGGYAQTRRYHAHHDDEVLPLGVANLHATPGLAHGLGNLYAAKVAGAPLLVTAGNHSTDFRHEEPILSGDLLRLTRQFCKDSQEVLDVSAVPTMVRRAVRTALTPPTGPVFLGLPLDTMLAETDAAPERLGPIPTAGGGDAAAIERAADLLVESDAPVLVVGDHVARAGADAVAAAVDLAEAAGTRVHGEILSCEVDFPMDHDQWVSPIPPDEDLARTLLDADTVVFAGCSTNTTLTRHERALVSDDTTCIHLSDAVREIGKNQPADAAVIGDPGVVLGEIAARVRDRLDESVREERLEAVASVKEMVGAQMAAMDQGEEDDGDDPRASKAELVDALQKAAPEAFVVDEGVTAKYAMLTRWPLQPEQYISNKGGGLGYGLPASVGAAFAESQRDEPRDVLGFVGDGSYLYYPHSLYTAARHDLDCTVVIPDNRNYRILKDNTLDLFGGNEDDYDWPGMEFEPPVDIPTNAESHGARGELVESPDEIAPAVEAALERDGPDVLDVLVHD, translated from the coding sequence ATGACTGATTGTACCGGCGCGGACCTGTTCGTGGATGCACTCGCCGAGTACGGCGTGACCCACGTGTTCGGCAATCCCGGGACGACCGAACTCCCGGTGGTCCACGCGATCGCCGACAGCGAGATCGAGTACGTCCTCGGGCTCCACGAGGACATCGCGGTGGGAATGGCGGGCGGCTACGCCCAGACCCGCCGGTATCACGCCCACCACGACGATGAGGTTCTCCCGCTGGGCGTGGCGAACCTCCACGCCACGCCAGGCCTCGCCCACGGTCTCGGGAACCTCTACGCAGCGAAGGTCGCCGGCGCGCCGCTGCTCGTGACCGCCGGCAACCACAGTACGGATTTCCGCCACGAGGAGCCGATCCTCTCCGGCGATCTCCTCCGACTGACTCGCCAGTTCTGTAAGGACAGTCAGGAGGTGCTGGACGTGAGCGCCGTTCCGACGATGGTCCGCAGAGCGGTCCGAACTGCACTGACGCCACCGACGGGCCCCGTCTTTCTGGGACTCCCGCTCGATACGATGCTCGCCGAGACCGACGCCGCTCCCGAACGCCTCGGCCCGATCCCCACGGCTGGCGGCGGCGACGCCGCGGCGATCGAGCGCGCAGCCGATCTGCTCGTCGAGAGCGACGCGCCGGTGCTGGTGGTCGGCGATCACGTCGCCCGTGCCGGGGCGGACGCGGTCGCGGCCGCGGTCGATCTCGCGGAGGCCGCCGGCACGCGGGTCCACGGCGAGATTCTCTCGTGTGAGGTCGACTTCCCGATGGATCACGACCAGTGGGTCTCGCCGATCCCGCCGGATGAGGACCTCGCGCGGACGCTGCTCGACGCCGACACCGTGGTGTTCGCGGGCTGTTCGACCAACACCACGCTGACGCGCCACGAGCGCGCGCTGGTGAGCGACGACACGACCTGCATCCACCTCAGCGACGCCGTCCGTGAGATCGGCAAGAACCAACCCGCCGACGCGGCGGTGATCGGCGATCCAGGTGTCGTGTTGGGCGAGATCGCTGCGAGGGTGCGCGACCGGCTCGACGAATCGGTGCGCGAGGAGCGACTCGAAGCGGTCGCGTCGGTGAAGGAGATGGTCGGCGCGCAGATGGCGGCGATGGACCAGGGTGAGGAGGACGACGGCGACGATCCCCGCGCCTCGAAGGCCGAACTCGTCGACGCGCTCCAGAAGGCCGCACCGGAGGCGTTCGTCGTCGACGAGGGCGTGACCGCGAAGTACGCGATGCTCACGCGGTGGCCGCTCCAGCCCGAGCAGTACATCTCGAACAAGGGTGGCGGCCTCGGCTACGGCCTCCCGGCGTCGGTCGGCGCGGCGTTCGCCGAGAGCCAGCGCGACGAGCCGCGCGACGTCCTCGGGTTCGTCGGCGACGGGTCGTATCTCTACTACCCACACAGCCTCTACACCGCCGCGCGCCACGATCTCGATTGCACGGTCGTGATCCCCGACAACCGCAACTACCGCATCCTGAAGGACAACACGCTCGACCTCTTTGGAGGGAACGAGGACGACTACGACTGGCCGGGAATGGAGTTCGAACCCCCCGTCGACATCCCGACGAACGCCGAGAGCCACGGCGCGCGCGGCGAACTCGTCGAGTCGCCCGACGAGATCGCGCCCGCAGTCGAAGCCGCACTCGAACGCGACGGCCCGGACGTGCTCGACGTCCTGGTCCACGACTGA
- the msrA gene encoding peptide-methionine (S)-S-oxide reductase MsrA: MTNTKRATLAGGCFWCIEAPMEELDGVLDVTSGYAGGHTENPTYREVCSGDTGHAEVVQVEYDPDRIAYEDLLDVFFTVHDPTQLNRQGPDVGTQYRSAIFTHDEAQHETAAAYIDALDAEGGYDDSVVTEIEPLETFYEASEEHQNYYEKNPEDAYCSFHAQPKIEKVREKFAEKTA, from the coding sequence ATGACGAACACGAAACGAGCCACGCTCGCTGGCGGCTGTTTCTGGTGTATCGAGGCTCCGATGGAGGAGCTCGACGGCGTGCTCGACGTGACCTCGGGCTACGCCGGCGGCCACACCGAGAATCCGACGTATCGGGAGGTCTGTTCGGGTGACACCGGCCACGCGGAGGTCGTCCAAGTGGAGTACGATCCCGACCGCATCGCGTACGAGGACCTGCTCGACGTGTTCTTCACCGTCCACGACCCGACACAGCTGAATCGGCAGGGCCCGGACGTCGGCACGCAGTACCGCTCGGCGATCTTCACCCACGACGAGGCCCAGCACGAAACGGCCGCAGCGTACATCGACGCGCTCGACGCCGAGGGCGGGTACGACGATTCGGTTGTGACCGAAATCGAACCCCTGGAGACGTTCTACGAGGCGAGCGAGGAACACCAGAACTACTACGAGAAAAATCCCGAGGACGCCTACTGTTCGTTCCACGCCCAGCCGAAAATCGAGAAGGTCCGCGAGAAGTTCGCCGAGAAGACCGCCTGA
- a CDS encoding BCCT family transporter, protein MDPWHVLGLDEADWGETGLFFVTIGVLVALVTVGLVNPTLLTSTLNGAYDWVLHNFGWWFMLLGGVMIVFGLFMTFSRYGKIRIGGEDAEPEFGLYSWIAMVFTVGFGSSIVVWGVGEPVQIVNNPPPQPFPVGGAALKPLALAFMFLHESFPGMAMWYIPVTLSFALMIYTQSVSEYKLSSMLDVVFDREEHGWLYWLVDLSALVAMVGGIATSLGFTAQQLATILDTVYGLQATALTYGLFALIGLVFLGDVWLGLRSGIQNAARLTMVFMALAAAMLLVVGPTLFTLNLTLDATGIWLNNLPRLMFYAAPTSGGSWPQQWTSFWWAWWVAWGLFVGSFVARVSKGRTIRETFVALVVVPSGLVWAQHGIIGGWVLSPEYFGPVSDALAANDIPAAVATAISITPYGNVLGVLLVLVMVGYILTTLDSAVFMLSAITLGDENPNARNRAWWGVLLAFLGVMTLRLPAFDAMQSFSPVMALPFTLYFLVLVYGSYITARDYYREELATPDEEPFFTFSTRTESTTGGEPASGGDGYTTDGAGTENDD, encoded by the coding sequence ATGGATCCGTGGCACGTGCTCGGCCTCGACGAGGCCGACTGGGGCGAAACCGGGCTGTTCTTCGTGACGATCGGGGTGTTGGTGGCGCTCGTGACGGTTGGCCTCGTGAACCCAACGCTGTTGACCAGCACGCTGAACGGCGCGTACGACTGGGTGTTGCACAACTTCGGGTGGTGGTTCATGCTGCTCGGCGGCGTCATGATCGTGTTCGGACTGTTCATGACGTTCTCGCGGTACGGAAAGATCCGGATCGGCGGCGAGGACGCCGAGCCCGAGTTCGGCCTCTACTCGTGGATCGCGATGGTCTTTACCGTGGGCTTCGGGAGCTCCATCGTCGTCTGGGGTGTCGGCGAGCCGGTCCAGATCGTGAACAACCCGCCGCCGCAGCCGTTCCCGGTGGGTGGAGCCGCACTCAAACCGCTCGCGCTCGCGTTCATGTTCCTTCACGAGTCGTTCCCGGGGATGGCGATGTGGTACATCCCCGTGACGCTCTCCTTCGCCCTGATGATCTACACCCAGTCGGTCTCGGAGTACAAGCTCAGCTCGATGCTCGACGTGGTGTTCGATCGAGAGGAGCACGGCTGGCTCTACTGGTTGGTCGATCTCTCGGCGCTCGTGGCGATGGTCGGCGGCATCGCGACGTCGCTCGGTTTCACCGCCCAACAGCTCGCCACGATCCTCGATACCGTCTACGGATTGCAGGCGACGGCGCTCACCTACGGGCTGTTCGCCCTCATCGGGCTGGTCTTCCTCGGCGACGTCTGGCTCGGGCTCCGCAGCGGGATCCAGAACGCGGCCCGGCTGACGATGGTGTTCATGGCGCTCGCGGCCGCAATGCTCCTGGTCGTCGGCCCGACGCTGTTCACCCTGAATCTCACGCTCGACGCGACGGGGATCTGGCTCAACAACCTCCCACGCCTGATGTTCTACGCCGCACCGACCAGCGGCGGAAGCTGGCCACAGCAGTGGACGAGCTTCTGGTGGGCGTGGTGGGTCGCGTGGGGCCTGTTCGTCGGGAGTTTCGTCGCCCGCGTCTCGAAGGGTCGCACCATCCGCGAGACGTTCGTCGCGCTGGTCGTCGTCCCCTCGGGGCTGGTCTGGGCCCAACACGGCATCATCGGTGGCTGGGTGCTCTCACCCGAGTACTTCGGCCCCGTCAGCGACGCGCTTGCCGCGAACGACATCCCGGCGGCCGTCGCCACAGCCATCAGTATCACGCCGTACGGCAACGTGCTCGGCGTTCTGCTCGTGCTCGTGATGGTCGGGTACATCCTCACGACGCTCGATTCGGCGGTGTTCATGCTGTCGGCGATCACGCTCGGCGACGAGAACCCGAACGCGCGCAACCGGGCGTGGTGGGGCGTGTTGCTCGCCTTCCTCGGCGTCATGACGCTCCGACTCCCGGCGTTCGACGCGATGCAGTCGTTCTCGCCGGTGATGGCGCTGCCGTTCACGCTGTACTTCCTCGTCTTGGTGTACGGGAGCTACATCACCGCGCGGGACTACTACCGAGAAGAACTCGCCACGCCCGACGAAGAGCCGTTTTTCACCTTCAGCACCCGGACGGAGTCCACGACCGGGGGCGAACCGGCCAGCGGCGGCGATGGCTACACCACCGACGGCGCGGGAACCGAAAACGACGACTGA
- a CDS encoding TIGR04024 family LLM class F420-dependent oxidoreductase produces MTDSADSADTAADREVFLPVAAQPSVDALCEQAVRAEQRGYDRAWLPETWGRDAVTVLTSIAHRTDEIGIGTSIAPIYSRSPALLGQTAATLQEVSEGRFRLGLGPSGPAVIENWHGVDYGNPLRRTRETVEIVKGVLAGEPVEYDGEYFDLSGFRLRCEPPSPPPAVDAAGMGPKAVELAGRFADGWHALMVTREGVRDRLADLEHGADLADRDAEDVRVTLSLTCAALDDRERARESVRQHVAFYVGGMGTFYRDSLARVGHEEAANAIHDNWQDGDRAAAVAAIDDDLLDALAVAGTPDEARERFEKFAAIEGVDAVSVSFPRDATTDEIDATIEALAP; encoded by the coding sequence ATGACCGATTCCGCCGACTCCGCCGACACCGCCGCGGACCGCGAGGTGTTCCTGCCGGTGGCGGCCCAGCCGAGCGTCGACGCGCTCTGTGAGCAAGCCGTACGTGCCGAACAGCGGGGGTACGACCGGGCGTGGCTCCCCGAGACGTGGGGTCGCGACGCCGTGACAGTGCTAACGAGCATCGCCCATCGGACCGACGAGATCGGGATCGGGACCTCGATCGCGCCGATCTACTCGCGCTCGCCCGCGCTGCTCGGCCAGACCGCCGCCACGCTCCAGGAGGTTTCGGAGGGTCGATTCCGGCTCGGCCTCGGCCCGTCGGGCCCCGCGGTGATCGAGAACTGGCACGGCGTCGATTATGGGAATCCACTCCGGCGCACGCGCGAGACCGTCGAGATCGTGAAGGGGGTACTCGCCGGCGAACCGGTCGAGTACGATGGCGAGTACTTCGATCTCTCGGGCTTTCGCCTGCGGTGTGAGCCACCCTCCCCGCCGCCCGCGGTCGACGCGGCCGGGATGGGGCCCAAGGCCGTGGAACTCGCCGGGCGGTTCGCCGACGGCTGGCACGCGCTGATGGTCACCAGAGAGGGCGTCCGCGATCGCCTGGCGGATCTCGAACACGGGGCCGACCTCGCCGACCGGGACGCCGAGGACGTGCGGGTGACGCTCTCGCTGACCTGCGCGGCGCTCGACGACCGCGAGCGCGCCCGCGAGTCCGTCCGTCAGCACGTCGCGTTCTACGTCGGCGGCATGGGGACGTTCTACCGCGACAGCCTCGCTCGCGTCGGTCACGAGGAGGCCGCCAACGCGATCCACGACAACTGGCAGGACGGCGACCGCGCGGCGGCGGTCGCGGCGATCGACGACGATCTGCTCGACGCCCTCGCGGTCGCCGGGACACCCGACGAAGCCCGCGAGCGGTTCGAGAAGTTCGCCGCGATCGAGGGCGTCGACGCAGTGTCGGTGTCGTTCCCGCGGGACGCGACGACGGACGAGATCGACGCGACCATCGAAGCACTCGCTCCTTGA
- a CDS encoding SDR family NAD(P)-dependent oxidoreductase, producing MTTDQFSVAGDTAIVTGASSGIGRTIAERFAADGADVVICSREQDNVDPVAEGINDADGGRAVAVECDVRDRESVEALVDATVDEFGGLDTLVSNAGASFMANFEEISENGWKTIVDINLHGTYHCAQAAGEVMREAGGGTIVNFASVAGQLGAPYMSHYAAAKAGIVNLTSTLGFEWAEEGVRVNCIAPGFVATPGVASQMGVTADEIDRNDVDRRIGTSEEIADVAQFLASPASSYIVGETLTARGVPDIMESTPEA from the coding sequence GTGACGACCGACCAGTTCAGCGTCGCCGGCGACACGGCGATCGTCACGGGCGCGTCGAGCGGGATCGGGCGGACGATCGCCGAGCGGTTCGCCGCCGACGGCGCGGACGTGGTGATCTGCTCGCGCGAGCAGGACAACGTCGATCCGGTCGCCGAAGGAATCAACGACGCTGATGGCGGCCGCGCGGTCGCGGTCGAGTGCGACGTGCGCGACCGCGAGTCGGTCGAGGCGCTGGTCGACGCCACAGTAGATGAGTTCGGCGGGCTCGACACGCTGGTGAGCAACGCGGGCGCGAGCTTCATGGCGAACTTCGAGGAGATCTCGGAGAACGGCTGGAAGACCATCGTCGATATCAACCTCCACGGCACGTACCACTGCGCACAGGCCGCGGGCGAAGTGATGCGCGAGGCGGGCGGCGGCACGATCGTCAACTTCGCGAGCGTCGCGGGCCAGCTCGGCGCACCCTACATGAGCCACTACGCCGCCGCGAAGGCGGGGATCGTCAACCTCACGTCGACGCTCGGGTTCGAGTGGGCCGAGGAGGGAGTGCGGGTCAACTGCATCGCGCCGGGGTTCGTCGCCACCCCCGGAGTGGCGAGCCAGATGGGTGTCACCGCGGACGAAATCGACAGAAACGACGTCGATCGTCGGATCGGCACGAGCGAGGAGATCGCCGACGTCGCGCAGTTCCTCGCCAGCCCCGCCTCCTCGTACATCGTCGGCGAGACGCTGACCGCACGCGGCGTGCCGGACATCATGGAGTCCACGCCCGAGGCATGA
- a CDS encoding HAD family hydrolase, whose product MGESQYDAVFWDIGGVLLDLDSVRAGHRAFVGALADEYDLDAEAALEAWRDELGTHFRERDGNVFRSARAGYERAIAAMVGHEVAEDDWLPAFERATREQLEPVSETVETIRTLDGRVHQGIVSDIDTWEAERLLAQFGVASHLDRVTTSEEVGRTKPDEAMFETALDKAGIEPARALMVGDRYENDMVGASRAGIQTVAFGGSAADADPDDPAVNHRIGDPRDVLALVGIEDAG is encoded by the coding sequence ATGGGCGAATCACAGTACGATGCGGTGTTCTGGGACATCGGCGGCGTGCTCCTCGATCTCGACTCGGTCCGGGCGGGCCACCGCGCGTTCGTCGGGGCGCTCGCCGACGAGTACGATCTCGACGCTGAGGCGGCGCTCGAAGCGTGGCGCGACGAGCTCGGCACCCACTTCCGCGAGCGCGACGGCAACGTGTTCCGGAGTGCGCGGGCGGGCTACGAGCGCGCGATCGCAGCGATGGTCGGTCACGAGGTGGCCGAGGACGACTGGCTCCCGGCGTTCGAGCGCGCGACCCGCGAGCAGCTCGAACCCGTAAGCGAGACGGTCGAGACGATCCGCACCCTCGACGGGCGGGTCCACCAAGGCATCGTCAGCGACATCGACACGTGGGAGGCCGAGCGCCTGCTGGCACAGTTCGGGGTCGCGAGCCACCTCGATAGGGTGACGACCTCCGAGGAAGTCGGCCGCACCAAGCCTGATGAGGCGATGTTCGAGACCGCGCTCGACAAGGCGGGCATCGAACCCGCACGGGCGCTGATGGTCGGCGATCGCTACGAGAACGACATGGTCGGTGCGTCGCGGGCCGGGATTCAGACAGTGGCGTTCGGCGGCAGCGCGGCCGACGCCGATCCCGACGATCCCGCTGTGAATCATCGGATCGGGGATCCTCGGGACGTGCTCGCTCTCGTCGGGATCGAAGACGCAGGGTGA
- a CDS encoding alpha-hydroxy-acid oxidizing protein, whose product MTNEPSESTEPSEPYGENRQRNVYASGMLADDPPDHPVRYADLERKGKEALSEEAAAYVAGGAGTESTVAENRRAFDDWRIVPRMLRDVAERDLRVDLFGDEIEVPLLLAPLGVLSIVHEEGELAVARAAADRDVPMVLSSASSYTMEEVADELGETPKWFQLYWSADPDIAHSFIDRAEKADYDGIVVTLDTPLLGWRERDIEQGYLPFLDGEGVANYFSDPAFRDRLDVPPEENEGSAVMEFIDVFGDPSLTWEDLAALREETDLPLVVKGVLHPEDAERAVECGADGVIVSNHGGRQVDGAIGALAALSGVVEAVDVPVLFDSGIRGGADVVKAIALGADSVLLGRPYAYGLAIDGEAGVGSVLDDFLADLDLTLALSGHTSFDDLDRSILVDRRGSGPGGR is encoded by the coding sequence ATGACGAACGAACCGTCGGAGTCCACGGAACCGTCGGAGCCCTACGGTGAAAACCGCCAGCGGAACGTCTACGCATCGGGGATGCTCGCCGACGATCCGCCCGACCATCCGGTTCGGTACGCCGATCTCGAACGGAAGGGGAAGGAAGCGCTGAGCGAGGAGGCCGCCGCCTACGTCGCCGGCGGGGCCGGCACGGAGAGCACGGTCGCCGAGAACCGCCGCGCGTTCGACGACTGGCGGATCGTCCCCCGGATGCTCCGGGACGTCGCCGAGCGCGACCTCCGGGTCGATCTCTTCGGCGACGAGATCGAAGTCCCGCTCCTGCTGGCCCCGCTCGGCGTGCTCTCGATCGTCCACGAGGAGGGCGAGCTCGCGGTCGCGCGGGCCGCCGCCGACCGCGACGTGCCGATGGTGCTGAGCTCGGCGTCGTCCTACACGATGGAGGAAGTCGCCGACGAACTCGGCGAGACGCCGAAGTGGTTCCAGCTCTACTGGTCGGCCGATCCCGACATCGCCCACAGCTTCATCGACCGGGCCGAGAAAGCGGACTACGACGGGATCGTGGTCACGCTCGACACTCCGCTCCTCGGCTGGCGCGAGCGCGACATCGAACAGGGCTACCTCCCCTTCCTCGACGGCGAAGGCGTCGCGAACTACTTCTCCGATCCGGCCTTCCGCGACCGGCTCGACGTGCCGCCCGAGGAGAACGAGGGCTCGGCCGTGATGGAGTTCATCGATGTCTTCGGCGATCCATCGCTGACGTGGGAGGATCTCGCCGCGCTCCGCGAGGAGACCGACCTGCCCCTCGTGGTCAAGGGTGTGCTCCACCCCGAGGACGCCGAACGTGCCGTCGAGTGCGGTGCGGACGGCGTGATCGTCTCGAACCACGGCGGTCGCCAGGTCGACGGCGCGATCGGCGCGCTCGCGGCGCTGTCAGGGGTGGTCGAGGCCGTCGACGTTCCCGTGCTGTTCGACAGCGGCATCCGGGGCGGCGCGGACGTCGTGAAGGCGATCGCGCTCGGGGCCGATAGCGTCCTTCTCGGGCGGCCCTACGCCTACGGTCTCGCGATCGACGGCGAGGCGGGTGTCGGGAGCGTCCTCGACGACTTCCTCGCGGATCTCGACCTGACGCTCGCGCTCTCGGGGCACACGAGCTTCGACGATCTCGACAGGTCGATCCTCGTGGACCGTCGCGGATCGGGTCCCGGTGGACGGTGA